The following nucleotide sequence is from Dyella sp. BiH032.
GCCGGAGCCGTTCGACGAGGTGCTGGCGGACAGGCTGGCGCGCGGCGACATTCATCCGTCCGGTCCGCTGTGGGGGCAGGGCGAGACGCCGGCCGGGGCGGAGGTAGCGCAACTGGAAACGCAGATCGCCGAGGCGAACGCCGATCTAGTAGCGGGGCTGGTGGCGGCGCGGATGGATCAGGAGCGGCGTCCGCTGCGCTTGATCCCGGACCAGCTGCAGTGGCGATGGCTGGAAGGCGATGCGCTGGAGCTGACGTTCGGCTTGCCTGCGGGAGCCTATGCCACCGTGATCGTGCGCGAACTCGCCACCACCTGACGCCTCTGCAGGAACGAGTGCGGGCCTTTGCCCGCAGGCGGGAAAGGTTTCCGGGTTCAGTCCTTCAGCAGCACCACCACAGCGCCGGTGCCGCCCTGCATCGGTCGCGCCGAAGCGAACGCGATCACGTCGTCACGCCGCCGCAACAGCCGGTCGGTCAGCACCTTCAGCACCGGGCCGCTGCTCTTGGAGCGTAAACCCTTGCCATGCACGATGCGGACGCATCGCCATCCGCGTTCGTGCGCCTCGGCCAGGAACGCGGCGATGGTGGCCTGCGCGGCCGCGGCATTCATTTGATGCAGGTCGATGTCGTCCTGCACGCTGAACTGGCCGCGCTTGAGCTGCCTGAGCAATTTGAGCGGATAACCGTCGCGCAGATAGCTGAGTTCCTCGCCGACTTCCATGAGCCCGGGATCGAAGGCCATGTCCAGCAGTTCGCCGGGCACTGCAGCCTCGTCCGCCTCCAGCATGTGGGCGCGCGGCTCGGGTTTGGGCGCAGCCGGCGGCTCGACCGCATCGAGACGGCGGACCTCGCCGATGGCATCGCGGAACAGGCGCGCATCGTCGTCGGTCACGGTGGCGGGAGGTCGGCGTTTCATGGGCGCCATCCTAGACCAGGAAGCCGCGAACGCGGTTCCGTGACGGTGTAGCCGGCAGGCAAGCGGCAGCGGGCGCATCCTTCTTCTCACGCCGGCAGCGGCACGAATTCAATAT
It contains:
- a CDS encoding Smr/MutS family protein yields the protein MKRRPPATVTDDDARLFRDAIGEVRRLDAVEPPAAPKPEPRAHMLEADEAAVPGELLDMAFDPGLMEVGEELSYLRDGYPLKLLRQLKRGQFSVQDDIDLHQMNAAAAQATIAAFLAEAHERGWRCVRIVHGKGLRSKSSGPVLKVLTDRLLRRRDDVIAFASARPMQGGTGAVVVLLKD